DNA sequence from the Spartobacteria bacterium genome:
CTGCGTGGCCAGCACAATCGCCACACTCATTAAATCCGAAGGAAACGCCGGCCAGATTCCGTCCTCGATCTTGGCAATATCCGAGGTAATATCCTTTTGAACCACCAGCGACTGCTGCGCCGATACAATCAGCGCATCGGCCTGCATATCCCAATGCACACCCAGTCTATGGAATCCCTTTTGAATAATCGGCTCCCACAACACCTCCGATTTTGGCAACTCAACCTTCAGCTGGCCGCCCGTAGCCGCAACTGCCGCCACATAACTCCCAATTTCCACATAATCCGGCCCCACCGTATGATCCGCGCCTCCCAGTGCCTCCACTCCGCGAATCAGCAGTTTATTGGTTCCCAGCCCCTGAATGTCCGCCCCCATCTGAATCAGCAAGTTCCCCAAATCATGAATATGCGGCTCGCACGCCACATTATAAAGCACCGTCCCACCCTTCGCCAGCACGGCAGCCATAATGGCATTTTCCGTCGCCGTTACACTCGCTTCGTCCAGCAGGATAAACCGGCCTCTCAGTCCTGCAGAGCGAAAACAGTAATGATCATCAAATATCTCCAGTTCCGCCCCCAGCGACTGCAGCACAAGAAAATGGGTATCCAGTCGACGCCGTCCAATCACATCACCGCCCGGCGGATAAATATGCGCACAGCCACAACGGGCCAGCAACGGTCCTGCCAGCAGAATGGATGTGCGAACTTTCCGACACAATTCCGGACTCAACCTCGCCGATTTCAAGTGCGACGCATGCAGACGCACTACCGGCGGCTGGTAATCCACCGACACTCCCAGCTCGTCCAGAATCTCCAGCATCACCCGAACGTCCAGAATATCCGGAACATTACGCAGCACCATCGGCTTATCCGTCAGCAAACAAGCCGCAAGCATGGGCAACGCCGCATTCTTGTTACCCACCGGTTTGAATACGCCGCCAATCGGATTTCCGCCATGAATTACAAATTGAGCCATAAATACATTGCTCCCATGTGATACAATAATGCGACATTGTGTAACAGACCTCAGGCACAAAGACCACGCTAAAACAATGAGCAAAAAATCGCCATATCAGCACCAATGCCCCAAATCACGTATTGTGTACATCTCACCCCAGCCTCCACGCATTTTGCGAGCACCCGACTGACGATTCACCCCAAAATAATCACTATTTTGTGAGAAAAAATCCTCAACAAACGCCTTCGACCCCAACACTTGGCCATCGCAGAAATATCTACTCCGGCATTGCAGGCGCTCAAAATCCGATATCTTCATCCGTTTTCGCAGCTTATCTGGAATCATATCTCTGTCCAGCATCGCAAAATTTGGATTCCTGCGAACTTCGTCATACATTAAGACGCGCTCCCAATAAACATTTGACACCACACGCCACTCGTCCAGCTTCTCCTGCGATCTCACCGCATCATCCAGACACTCCACCCCTGAAGCAAGCGTCACAATTCCCCTCCGAGCCGCTGGCGTGCCGCCCATAGCCTCGCCCAACCCGCAAAACCTATATGCTTTCGGATCATCCACGATACCCGCCCGAACCGGATTCATTTCAATATATGCAGCCATGGTGCGCAATGCCAATCCATCCTCTACCAACACACTCTTAAAACGATGATCCCACAGCGTTCCATGGCGACCATTCTGCCTATTATACCAGCAGGAAAATCGTTGCTTCAGCTGTTTCATAAATTCGCTAATATCGTGCATACGTATTAGATACCGCTGCTTATCATCCTTCACCATTTCTACCAGACCAGCCAGTTCCCATTCCGCCCAACGCACCCGAATTTCATCCACTTCCGCTTCCGTATAAAGAAACGCAAGCCGTTTAACAAGCTCATCATCCGGGATCAACTGCACCGCGTCGCGTTCCGGCTCCTCAAGCAACAAATGGATGTGATTCGTCATTACCGCATAAGTCAGAACATGCACGCCCGTAAACCCCTCTACCCGTCGAATTAACCGGCGCATATATTCTTTTTCCCTTACACCAAGCAACATTTCACGACCAACAATGCGCGACATGCAATGATAATAGGCCAGACGATCTTTTTTAATTCGTTTTTGTCTCATGAGCATATGAGAACACAACGACAACCGGGATGCAACAAAAAAAATATATATAGTATGGTGATATATATATATTAATTTTTCCCACACCGTTCCGATTCGTCTAAATGCGCTTGTGTCTTTTCATCTATTCCAATATATAATCAGGCATTATGAACAAAAATGATGTTGAAATTCGAGTTGCCACGATAGACGACCTTGCGGCAATCTTTCATCTTGGCGAGAAAATTTTTACCCCGCAAGAGGTGTCGAATCTCTATCGTACGTGGGATGAATACGAGGTGACCGCATTGTTCAATACGGAGAGCGAACATATTCTTGTAGCCGATGACAATGGGGCTGTGGTTGGGTTTGCGATGGGTACAACCATCGACAAGGCGCGCTCGGCGTGGAGTTACGGCCACCTTCTCTGGCTTGGTGTTGATCCGGATGCCGCTCGCAAAGGGGTAGGAAGCATGCTCTTTGATCGCTTTCGCAAAATAATGGAGGCGAAAGGGGTACGAATCCTGATCATTGATACGCAGGCTGACAACGAACCCGCTATTGCTTTTTTTCAGCGCAAGGGCTTTGATCATCCGACGGATCACCTTTATATGACTCTCTATTTGCAGAAGGAAGATTGATGCCGCTGCCAAAAATCGATTACGAACGCCTGCTTTCCCTTTTTCGCGGTATGGTGGATATCTACAGTCCCTCTGGAAAAGAGAGTGAGCTGGCCGAGTACCTTGAGCGTTTTCTAACGGAACACAGGCTGCCCTTTAAGCGGCAGGCGGTTGATGAGTCACGATACAATTTAATTATTGCTGCGTCAGAATACATTGACACGTTATTTCTCGGTCATTTTGATACGGTTCCGGCTTTTGACATTGAGCAATACAGTTTCTCCATGAAAGACTCCATCTGTTCAGGGCTCGGCACTGCAGATATGAAAAGCGGTTGCGCGGCCATGATCGAAGCGTTTATCACGGCCAATGAAAACGGAATACTTCCCCATCATGTCGCGCTTGCACTGGTAGTAGGTGAAGAAGAAACAGGGGACGGGACACTGGCGATCCTTGATGAATACAGCTGCAAGCAAGCGTTAATCGCTGAACCAAGTAATTTAAAGCCGTGCCTTGAGCATTATGGCTATGTCGAAATGGTTCTGCGCGCATTCGGTTACCGGCGCCACGCTGCGATGTCGACTCGTGACACCAATGCCATTCGAGCCATGCTGCGCTTTCTGTTACAACTGGAAGAACATGTTGAGCAGGAGGGCTCGAACGTGGTCATGAATATTCGAGACCTTTACAGCTCCGAGGCAGGGTTTGCCGTGCCGGATCGCTGCGTGGCGAGCATTGATCTGCATATTCCGCCAGACACGTGCGCTAAAGATTATGCTACTGAACTGAGACGTTTCGTAGAAGAACGCATCGTTCATATGGGTGCCACCAGTTATGAACTGGATTTCCCCACGCTGGCAAATGGATATCGAATTGAATCCATACACCCCTTTGTGCGTCGAATAGAACAGGTTTATCAAGAATTAGGACGACCATGGGAATCCGTGCCGTTCAACAGCCACTCCGATGCCAATCTTTTACGCGATGCAGGCTGTAGTCCCATTGTTCTAGGTCCAGGCCAGCTCGCCAAGGCACACACGCGGGATGAGTCCATAGACTTCGAACAGGTGGTCGATGCAGCGGAGATCTACACACACTTGTTGAAAGTCGAAAACTGGAATTACCCAAACAAATCCATCTGCTGATAAGTTTGCGTTTTTTTTTCAGCGGCGACAGGTGCTTCATCTACGAACTGCATGAATTCATCCTCTGTCAGAATCGCAACCTGAAGCTTCATGGCTTCGCTCTGTTTGGATCCGGCATTGCTTCCGGCCAGAACAAAATCGGTTTTTTTGGAAACGGACGAGGTGATTTTCCCGCCCTGCTTGCGAACGATATCTGCCGCTTCATTGCGGGTGAAATGTGCCAGCGTTCCTGTCAACACCACCGTTTTCCCTGCAAAGTAACCGGATGAAACCGAATTCATCCCCGAGACAGGATTTATCTCGAGCTGGTGCATGCGAACAATCACTTGTTGGCCCATTTCGGATTGAAAATAGTTGATCAGACGGATAGTGGACTCCCGTTTAAAACCGTCTTTGGTCTGAAACTCGTGCGTGTCGCCATCTTTTATCTCTGCGATTTTCAGGTCGACCAATTTCTGGCCGAGGGCCGTTTTCTGCTCCTGCAAGGATGCATAAGTCTGCGTCAACTGATCTTTTTCTTCGACGGTCAGGCCCCTGTTCACCTTTGCACGCGGATTAGTTGCGGCTATTTCATCCTGCACATCAAAAAATGCGACAACCTCGCGCACTTTATCCAGTCGGATCAATTCCTCAAAGTCCTTATGGGCAGAAGCCAGATGCCCCGCCACAGTTTTCCCGATTTGAGGAATACCAAAGGCAAAAATCCAGCGTTCCAACGGTTTTGAGCGGGCATCGGAAAGGGCCTGGAGTAATTTTTTTCCGTTTTTTGCGCCGAAATACCGCGTTTCTCCACCCTGCTCGAGATTCAGCCGTTCCAAATCCGTTAATTTTAAATCGAAGAGATCCAGCGGTTCCCTGATCAGTCCATTGTCCACCAGTGCATCGGCCACTTTGGATCCCAGCATCTCGATATCTAGGGCATCACGGGATGCAAAATGCGCGATGCGTCGTTTGTTTTGCGCCGGACAGAGAAGATTTTCACAACGCACCGCCACTTCATCTGCGGTTCTAGATACGGGCATCCCGCAAGCCGGACAACAATCCGGCATAACAAAAGAAACTTCATCGCCCGTACGTGCCGCCAGATCCACCGAAACAATGGCGGGAATGATATCACCCGCCTTTTCGACGACCACCAGATCGCCCCTGCGAATATCCTTGCGGCTGATTTCCTGTTCATTGTGCAGGGTCGCCCGACTAACCATGGATTCATCAATAAGAACGGGTTCCAGTTCTGCCACCGGAGTAAGCACGCCGGTTCGTCCGATCTGAATGGTAATATCCAGCAGCCGGGTTTTCACCTGTTCGGCAGGATATTTAAAGGCCGTGGCCCAACGCGGACTGTGGGCAGTGGTTCCCAGAAGATCATAATAGTGATATTCGTCGACTTTGATGACAGCCCCGTCGATTCCAAATCCAAGGGTTGGCTTCTCTTTTTGAATGGATTCGATGATGCGCAACGCCTCATCTATGGATGCGCAGCGCTGGATATACGGGGGAACAGCAAAACCCATAGCGTGCAAATCAGTTATCATATCCATCTGTGTTGCAGGGGAATAGTTTTCGCATGCCCCAATATCATAAATAAAAGCACTGAGAGGCCGCTGTGCGACCTGTTTCGGATCCAGCAGTTTCAATGAACCGGCCGTGGCATTACGGGGGTTAGCAAACACCGCTTTTCCGGCTTCCTCGCGATCATCATTCAACTGCTGAAAATCCTTGCGATCCATGTACACTTCGCCGCGCACCTCCAATAGCGGAACAACATCAAAGGGTGACGGCAACTGCATGGGAATACTGCGAACGGTGCGCAGATTAGCGGTGATATCATCGCCGGTGATGCCATTTCCTCGGGTACATCCCAGTGTGAAAACCCCCGATTCATAGCGCAGCGAAACAGCAACCCCATCGATCTTCGGCTCCACCAAATAATGAACGGGCCGCCCCTGAACACCATCGTGAACGCGTCGGTCAAAAGCCATCAATTCCCCATAGGCAAAACATTTAGACAAACTCATCATAGGCTGACGATGCGTCACCTGCGTAAATCCGTCCAGCGGTTCGCCACCCACTCGCGACGTAGGAGAATGGGCCTGACGAAAAGCGGGAAACTGTTGTTCAAGCTGCTGCAGTTCAACAAAAAGCTTATCATAATCGGCGTCAGTTATTTCCGGTTCGGCGTCGATGAAATACAATTTATTATGATGATTTATGAGCTGACACAGCACATCGATTCGCTCTTTGGCGGACTGCGCATCAATAGGTGACGGAGTTTCATTCATAGGTACATCTCATCGGATTTATCTTTAGCAAAACGGCGAAAAAAAAGCAGGCACAGGCGGCCCCGACCGTATCGGCCAGCCAGTCCAAGTATTCAACGGAGCGATGCGGGGTAAAAGACTGATGAAATTCATCCAATGCACCGTAGGCCGAGGTCATCAACAAAGCCAGCAGCATGGCTCGGCCCAATGACAGGTGGTGATGTCCATATAACGGCCATAATATAAGCAGGCAAAGCACTCCGAAAATCCCCATGTGCACCAGTTTGTCCAGATGAGGAAACCAGAATGTAGGCGGCTCGTCTGGGCCGGACCAGGCGCTTAGTGAAAAAATAACCAGAGCCCAGATCAACGCCGGCAGCCAGAACAGCGGAGAACTCCGCAAAAATATCTTTTTAAACATGCGGCTCAATCTCCTTGTTCAGCAAAAAATTAATGACCTCCTGCGCGGCAATGAGCCCAAAAATGCCGGGAATACTGCAATAGCTTCCCAGAGTGTTTCTAGGGCGACCCTGCCCGAGGTCTACGCGCAGCTCCTCGTCTGAAAGATCCGTCTCATCAGAAACCACGGAACGATTGATGGGTTCACAGGAAAAAACACAACGGATCCCTTTTCTGATATTTCGCCGACCCAGACGTTTGCGAATAAAGCGGGAGAGCGGGCAGTTATTTGTCTTTGAAATGTCAGCGACGCGAATGAACGAGGGATCCGACCGCGTCGCCGCACCCATGCATGA
Encoded proteins:
- the murA gene encoding UDP-N-acetylglucosamine 1-carboxyvinyltransferase, translating into MAQFVIHGGNPIGGVFKPVGNKNAALPMLAACLLTDKPMVLRNVPDILDVRVMLEILDELGVSVDYQPPVVRLHASHLKSARLSPELCRKVRTSILLAGPLLARCGCAHIYPPGGDVIGRRRLDTHFLVLQSLGAELEIFDDHYCFRSAGLRGRFILLDEASVTATENAIMAAVLAKGGTVLYNVACEPHIHDLGNLLIQMGADIQGLGTNKLLIRGVEALGGADHTVGPDYVEIGSYVAAVAATGGQLKVELPKSEVLWEPIIQKGFHRLGVHWDMQADALIVSAQQSLVVQKDITSDIAKIEDGIWPAFPSDLMSVAIVLATQVAGTTLFFEKLFESRMYFVDNLISLGANIVVCDPHRVVVIGPGRLRGGIMNSPDIRAGMALLIAALCAEGRSVIRNVDMIDRGYEQIDARLRQLGASIEREE
- a CDS encoding M20 family peptidase, which translates into the protein MPLPKIDYERLLSLFRGMVDIYSPSGKESELAEYLERFLTEHRLPFKRQAVDESRYNLIIAASEYIDTLFLGHFDTVPAFDIEQYSFSMKDSICSGLGTADMKSGCAAMIEAFITANENGILPHHVALALVVGEEETGDGTLAILDEYSCKQALIAEPSNLKPCLEHYGYVEMVLRAFGYRRHAAMSTRDTNAIRAMLRFLLQLEEHVEQEGSNVVMNIRDLYSSEAGFAVPDRCVASIDLHIPPDTCAKDYATELRRFVEERIVHMGATSYELDFPTLANGYRIESIHPFVRRIEQVYQELGRPWESVPFNSHSDANLLRDAGCSPIVLGPGQLAKAHTRDESIDFEQVVDAAEIYTHLLKVENWNYPNKSIC
- a CDS encoding VanZ family protein — translated: MFKKIFLRSSPLFWLPALIWALVIFSLSAWSGPDEPPTFWFPHLDKLVHMGIFGVLCLLILWPLYGHHHLSLGRAMLLALLMTSAYGALDEFHQSFTPHRSVEYLDWLADTVGAACACFFFAVLLKINPMRCTYE
- a CDS encoding GNAT family N-acetyltransferase, encoding MNKNDVEIRVATIDDLAAIFHLGEKIFTPQEVSNLYRTWDEYEVTALFNTESEHILVADDNGAVVGFAMGTTIDKARSAWSYGHLLWLGVDPDAARKGVGSMLFDRFRKIMEAKGVRILIIDTQADNEPAIAFFQRKGFDHPTDHLYMTLYLQKED
- the ligA gene encoding NAD-dependent DNA ligase LigA — protein: MNETPSPIDAQSAKERIDVLCQLINHHNKLYFIDAEPEITDADYDKLFVELQQLEQQFPAFRQAHSPTSRVGGEPLDGFTQVTHRQPMMSLSKCFAYGELMAFDRRVHDGVQGRPVHYLVEPKIDGVAVSLRYESGVFTLGCTRGNGITGDDITANLRTVRSIPMQLPSPFDVVPLLEVRGEVYMDRKDFQQLNDDREEAGKAVFANPRNATAGSLKLLDPKQVAQRPLSAFIYDIGACENYSPATQMDMITDLHAMGFAVPPYIQRCASIDEALRIIESIQKEKPTLGFGIDGAVIKVDEYHYYDLLGTTAHSPRWATAFKYPAEQVKTRLLDITIQIGRTGVLTPVAELEPVLIDESMVSRATLHNEQEISRKDIRRGDLVVVEKAGDIIPAIVSVDLAARTGDEVSFVMPDCCPACGMPVSRTADEVAVRCENLLCPAQNKRRIAHFASRDALDIEMLGSKVADALVDNGLIREPLDLFDLKLTDLERLNLEQGGETRYFGAKNGKKLLQALSDARSKPLERWIFAFGIPQIGKTVAGHLASAHKDFEELIRLDKVREVVAFFDVQDEIAATNPRAKVNRGLTVEEKDQLTQTYASLQEQKTALGQKLVDLKIAEIKDGDTHEFQTKDGFKRESTIRLINYFQSEMGQQVIVRMHQLEINPVSGMNSVSSGYFAGKTVVLTGTLAHFTRNEAADIVRKQGGKITSSVSKKTDFVLAGSNAGSKQSEAMKLQVAILTEDEFMQFVDEAPVAAEKKTQTYQQMDLFG